Proteins encoded within one genomic window of Columba livia isolate bColLiv1 breed racing homer chromosome 1, bColLiv1.pat.W.v2, whole genome shotgun sequence:
- the POU3F3 gene encoding POU domain, class 3, transcription factor 3 — protein MAAATSNPYLPGNGILAAGSIVHADSGGGGGGGGGGMQPGSVAVTSVAGGYRGDPAAKMVQSDFMPGAMAASNGGHMLSHAHQWVTALPHAAAAAAAAAAAAAEAGSPWSGSPVGMTGSPQQPPPPPDVKGSGGRDDLHSGAALHHRPPHLGPPHQGHPAAWGAAAAAHLPSMAGGQQQQQSLLYSQPGGFTVNGMLSPPPGGQSLVHPGLVRGETPELGEHPGHHHHHHHQHPGHHPPHHGGVNSHDPHSDEDTPTSDDLEQFAKQFKQRRIKLGFTQADVGLALGTLYGNVFSQTTICRFEALQLSFKNMCKLKPLLNKWLEEADSSTGSPTSIDKIAAQGRKRKKRTSIEVSVKGALESHFLKCPKPSAQEITNLADSLQLEKEVVRVWFCNRRQKEKRMTPPGIQQQTPDDVYSQVGTVNSDTPPPHHGLQTSVQ, from the coding sequence aTGGCCGCGGCCACCTCTAACCCCTACCTCCCCGGCAACGGCATCCTGGCGGCCGGCTCCATCGTCCACGCCGActcgggcggcggcggcggcggcggtggcggcggcatGCAGCCGGGCAGCGTGGCCGTCACCTCGGTGGCGGGCGGCTACCGCGGCGACCCGGCGGCCAAGATGGTCCAGAGCGACTTCATGCCGGGCGCCATGGCCGCCAGCAACGGCGGCCATATGCTGAGCCATGCCCACCAGTGGGTGACAGCCCTGCCCcacgccgccgccgccgccgccgccgccgccgccgcagccgccGAAGCGGGCTCGCCCTGGTCCGGCAGCCCCGTGGGCATGACGGGCAGCCCccagcagccgccgccgccgcccgacGTCAAGGGCAGCGGCGGGCGCGACGACCTGCACTCGGGCGCGGCGCTGCACCACCGGCCGCCTCACCTGGGCCCCCCGCACCAGGGGCACCCGGCGGCctggggggcggcggcggccgcccaCCTGCCCTCCATGGCCggcgggcagcagcagcagcagtcgCTCCTCTACTCGCAGCCCGGGGGCTTCACGGTGAACGGCATGCTGAGCCCCCCCCCCGGCGGGCAGAGCCTGGTGCACCCCGGGCTAGTACGCGGCGAGACGCCGGAGCTGGGCGAGCACCCCGggcatcaccaccaccaccaccaccagcaccccGGGCACCACCCGCCGCACCACGGCGGCGTCAACAGCCACGACCCGCACTCGGACGAGGACACGCCGACCTCCGACGACCTGGAGCAGTTCGCCAAGCAGTTCAAGCAGCGGCGGATTAAGCTGGGCTTCACCCAGGCCGACGTGGGGCTGGCGCTGGGCACCCTCTACGGCAACGTCTTCTCGCAGACCACCATCTGCCGCTTCGAGGCCCTGCAGCTCAGCTTCAAGAACATGTGCAAGCTGAAGCCTTTGTTGAACAAGTGGCTGGAGGAAGCCGACTCCTCCACGGGCAGCCCCACCAGCATCGACAAGATCGCCGCCCAGggcaggaagaggaagaagcgGACCTCCATCGAGGTGAGTGTCAAGGGGGCCTTGGAGAGCCACTTTCTGAAATGCCCCAAGCCCTCCGCCCAGGAGATTACGAACCTAGCGGAcagcctgcagctggagaaggaggTGGTCAGGGTTTGGTTTTGCAATCGGAGGCAGAAAGAGAAACGGATGACCCCCCCGGGGATCCAGCAGCAGACCCCCGACGATGTCTACTCCCAGGTCGGCACCGTCAACTCCGACACGCCGCCCCCTCACCACGGACTGCAGACCAGCGTGCAGTGA